One Falsihalocynthiibacter arcticus DNA segment encodes these proteins:
- a CDS encoding AEC family transporter has product MQALIDVILPVFLVIGAGYLVVWKKLFSDDGVDALMRFTQYFAIPCLLFRAISTLDLGENLDPRLLLSFYAGATICFILGMFGARFLFNRPWEDCVAIGFCGLFSNSLLLGLPITERAFGPDALQANYAIIAVHSPFCYGLGITVMEVVRNRGGSPLATGRAVLRAMFRNALVIGIALGFVVNLTGLNIPTPLSDAIDLVARTALPVALFALGGVLFRYRPEGDLRTIFFAVTLSLLVHPMITFAMGTQLDLSTQSLRSAVLTASMAPGVNAYVFANMYGVAKRVAASTVLIATALSIGTIWLWLAVLP; this is encoded by the coding sequence ATGCAAGCGCTCATTGATGTCATCTTGCCGGTTTTTTTGGTTATCGGTGCGGGCTATCTTGTTGTTTGGAAAAAGCTATTTTCCGACGATGGTGTCGATGCCCTGATGAGGTTCACCCAGTATTTCGCGATTCCTTGCCTGCTTTTTCGAGCCATTTCGACGCTGGATTTAGGCGAAAACCTCGACCCGCGCCTTCTCCTCAGCTTTTATGCAGGGGCCACAATTTGCTTTATCCTCGGTATGTTTGGAGCGCGTTTTTTGTTCAATCGCCCATGGGAAGATTGTGTGGCCATTGGGTTTTGCGGGCTGTTTTCAAACTCGCTTTTGCTTGGTCTGCCCATCACAGAACGGGCATTTGGCCCCGACGCTCTTCAGGCAAATTACGCGATCATCGCGGTGCACTCGCCCTTCTGTTACGGACTTGGCATCACCGTCATGGAAGTCGTTCGCAATCGCGGCGGAAGCCCCCTTGCAACGGGGCGCGCCGTCTTGCGCGCGATGTTCCGAAACGCTTTGGTCATCGGCATCGCACTGGGGTTCGTAGTTAATCTGACGGGCCTCAACATCCCGACGCCCTTGTCTGACGCTATTGACCTCGTGGCAAGAACCGCACTGCCCGTCGCGCTTTTTGCTCTCGGAGGCGTGCTCTTTCGCTATCGCCCCGAAGGGGATTTACGCACGATTTTCTTTGCGGTCACCCTTTCACTACTCGTGCATCCGATGATCACCTTTGCGATGGGAACTCAACTCGATTTGTCGACACAAAGCCTGCGCTCCGCAGTCCTGACGGCATCTATGGCGCCGGGTGTGAATGCCTATGTTTTTGCAAATATGTACGGTGTCGCGAAGCGTGTCGCGGCCTCGACTGTGCTCATTGCGACCGCCCTTTCTATTGGGACGATTTGGTTATGGCTCGCAGTTCTTCCCTAG
- a CDS encoding MBL fold metallo-hydrolase: MRFTILGCGSSGGVPRLGGLWGACDPQNPKNRRQRCSMLVEKIGPDGVTRVLIDTSPDMRAQLLAAEVGTLDAVVMTHAHADHMHGLDDIRQIVFNTRTRMPVWADSDTTNDLISRFGYAFVQPKGSDYPPICDLNSIDDEDFVVEGPGGDITFTPLPVQHGRITALGFRMGGLAYLPDVSAMSENTFSRLNGLEVFVLDALRYKPHPSHINLETSLDWIAQTAPERAVITNMHIDLDFQTLASELPAHVTPAFDGMVIETKG, translated from the coding sequence ATGCGTTTCACTATATTGGGCTGCGGCTCTTCAGGTGGCGTCCCTCGATTGGGTGGGCTTTGGGGCGCGTGCGATCCGCAGAACCCAAAAAACCGCCGCCAGCGCTGCTCCATGCTGGTTGAAAAAATCGGCCCAGACGGGGTAACCCGCGTGTTGATAGATACATCCCCCGACATGCGCGCCCAACTTTTGGCCGCCGAGGTCGGCACGTTGGACGCCGTGGTGATGACCCACGCCCATGCCGACCACATGCACGGACTCGACGACATTCGCCAAATCGTTTTCAACACCCGCACACGCATGCCCGTTTGGGCTGACAGCGACACAACCAACGATCTGATCTCGCGATTTGGCTATGCTTTTGTGCAACCAAAAGGCAGCGACTACCCGCCCATTTGCGATCTCAACTCGATTGATGACGAGGATTTTGTGGTTGAGGGACCGGGTGGCGACATCACCTTTACCCCCCTTCCCGTTCAGCATGGACGCATCACGGCGTTGGGGTTTCGCATGGGGGGCTTGGCATATCTCCCCGATGTTTCGGCGATGAGTGAAAACACGTTTAGTCGCCTCAACGGACTTGAAGTTTTCGTGCTCGACGCTCTTCGCTACAAGCCCCATCCAAGCCACATAAATCTTGAGACCTCTTTGGACTGGATCGCTCAAACCGCCCCAGAGCGCGCGGTCATTACAAACATGCACATCGATTTAGATTTCCAGACCCTCGCCAGCGAATTGCCTGCACACGTGACCCCTGCCTTTGATGGTATGGTGATCGAAACCAAAGGCTAA
- a CDS encoding TatD family hydrolase: protein MLPQITDSHCHLDFPDFADELPDVIARAQAAGVSRMVTICTRLKNAANVRAIADAYAPVFWAAATHPMSAAEEPMATVQELVDLAKHPKFVAIGETGLDYHYTRESLDIQQESLRIHIEAARQTGLPLIIHARAADDDMARILAEEHAAGAYSCVMHCFSSSAELGRAALDLGFYLSMSGIASFPRSTELREIFASAPMDRILVETDAPYLAPPPHRGKRNEPAFSALTAAVGAEVFDMPFAEFAAQTQLNFDRLFAKAAAWKPS, encoded by the coding sequence ATGCTGCCCCAAATTACCGATAGCCACTGTCACCTTGATTTTCCGGATTTCGCCGACGAACTTCCTGACGTCATTGCTCGCGCTCAAGCCGCAGGTGTAAGCCGCATGGTGACCATCTGTACGCGCCTTAAAAACGCCGCGAACGTTCGCGCGATCGCGGACGCCTATGCTCCCGTTTTCTGGGCCGCGGCGACGCATCCTATGAGTGCCGCCGAAGAGCCGATGGCGACAGTTCAAGAGCTTGTCGACCTTGCGAAACACCCAAAATTCGTCGCCATTGGCGAAACGGGACTTGATTACCATTACACCCGAGAAAGCCTTGATATTCAACAGGAAAGCCTGCGCATTCACATCGAGGCCGCCCGTCAAACGGGACTTCCCCTGATCATTCACGCCCGCGCCGCCGACGACGACATGGCTCGCATTTTGGCCGAGGAACACGCCGCCGGAGCTTACTCCTGCGTCATGCATTGCTTCTCAAGCAGCGCAGAATTGGGGCGCGCGGCCCTTGATCTTGGGTTCTACCTTTCGATGTCGGGCATCGCCAGTTTTCCACGTTCTACCGAGCTTCGCGAAATCTTTGCCTCGGCCCCCATGGACCGGATTCTGGTCGAAACGGACGCGCCGTATCTTGCGCCACCGCCCCACCGTGGCAAGCGCAATGAACCTGCGTTTAGTGCTCTAACGGCCGCCGTTGGCGCTGAGGTCTTTGACATGCCCTTCGCGGAATTCGCCGCCCAAACCCAGTTAAATTTTGATCGGCTGTTTGCAAAAGCCGCGGCTTGGAAGCCATCGTGA
- a CDS encoding DNA polymerase III subunit delta': MAEALEPDRIEGAPHPRETHEILGQNRAQAAFLEAFNTGRLHHGWLMTGPRGVGKATLAWQIARFLISQPAHSGPSLFGDEPAPAKTLAISPDNPVSHRIAAMSEPRLFLLRRPTDEKTGKLKTVISVDEVRRLKNFFSLSATDGGRRVVIVDAADEMNVQAANALLKLLEEPPENVTLLLISHQPSRLLPTIRSRCRELRCHPLPPEEMALALAAAGAQNDANPVILAALAAGSVGEAMRLTTLDGLKTYQYIIDLMQAAPGLDRQRALALAETAVGAKNVPRYDLLLDLLDLLLSRMARAGVSGPPVIEAAKGEVGLFSRLSNCPPHAREWANLQQSLSTRVRHGRAVNLDPAALILDMLLKMDQTAGTLAQNR, from the coding sequence ATGGCTGAAGCGCTAGAACCTGACCGCATCGAAGGCGCGCCCCACCCGCGTGAAACCCACGAAATCTTGGGGCAGAACCGCGCTCAGGCTGCGTTTCTTGAGGCGTTCAACACCGGCCGTCTGCATCACGGCTGGCTAATGACCGGCCCACGCGGTGTCGGCAAAGCAACCCTCGCGTGGCAAATTGCGCGCTTCCTTATCTCACAGCCTGCGCACAGCGGGCCAAGCCTTTTCGGCGACGAACCCGCCCCTGCAAAAACGCTCGCGATTTCTCCTGACAATCCGGTCTCGCACCGCATTGCGGCGATGTCGGAGCCACGTCTATTTTTGTTGCGGCGGCCAACGGATGAGAAAACGGGCAAACTTAAAACCGTCATTTCCGTTGATGAAGTGCGTCGACTCAAGAATTTCTTCTCCCTTTCGGCCACCGATGGGGGACGTCGCGTGGTGATCGTGGACGCAGCTGATGAGATGAATGTTCAGGCGGCGAACGCGCTTCTGAAGCTTCTAGAAGAGCCGCCAGAAAACGTAACGCTCCTCCTGATAAGTCACCAACCCAGCCGCCTTTTGCCGACGATCCGGTCGCGGTGTCGCGAATTGCGATGCCACCCTCTTCCCCCCGAGGAAATGGCTCTGGCGCTCGCGGCAGCCGGGGCGCAAAACGACGCCAACCCCGTTATTCTTGCCGCACTCGCGGCCGGAAGCGTCGGAGAAGCCATGCGCCTCACCACGCTAGATGGGCTCAAAACCTACCAATACATCATTGATTTGATGCAGGCAGCACCCGGGCTTGATCGCCAACGCGCCCTCGCTCTTGCGGAAACGGCTGTTGGGGCAAAAAATGTGCCCAGATACGATCTATTGCTCGATTTGCTAGACCTTCTGCTGTCGCGCATGGCGCGTGCGGGCGTGTCGGGGCCACCTGTTATTGAAGCCGCCAAGGGCGAGGTGGGTTTATTTTCCCGCCTGTCCAATTGCCCGCCGCACGCGCGGGAATGGGCCAATCTTCAACAATCGTTAAGTACACGCGTGCGCCATGGGCGCGCCGTGAACCTTGACCCCGCCGCGCTCATCCTTGATATGCTTTTGAAGATGGACCAAACTGCGGGCACACTTGCCCAAAATCGATAG
- the tmk gene encoding dTMP kinase encodes MTNTKFSSPKCNPSNIGGLFISFEGIDGSGKSTQIKLLSDALRADGYDVVLTREPGGSKGAEEIRSLVLEGDPDRWSAESEILLFTAARRDHLEKTIFPAIEAGKIVLCDRFADSTRMYQGISRGDLRAVVDQLHSLMIGREPDLTFIIDMDPKTGLSRAKSRQTTEERFEDFGEDLQSKMRAGFLKLAQEFPTRCQLIDGNRDMKNVAADILARAMAKISQNMAQQNG; translated from the coding sequence ATGACTAACACTAAATTTTCATCCCCCAAATGTAATCCCTCCAACATTGGGGGGCTTTTCATTAGTTTTGAGGGGATTGATGGCTCGGGAAAATCGACTCAGATCAAGCTCTTAAGCGATGCATTGCGAGCTGATGGGTATGATGTTGTTTTGACGCGTGAACCTGGTGGCTCCAAGGGGGCCGAAGAAATACGGTCGCTGGTCCTTGAAGGCGATCCGGATCGCTGGTCGGCGGAAAGTGAAATTTTGCTCTTTACAGCCGCCCGTCGCGACCACCTCGAAAAAACGATTTTTCCCGCCATCGAAGCCGGAAAAATCGTTCTCTGCGACCGTTTCGCCGATTCCACCCGCATGTATCAAGGCATAAGCCGTGGCGATTTACGCGCCGTAGTAGATCAATTGCACAGCTTGATGATTGGCCGTGAACCCGATTTGACCTTCATCATTGATATGGATCCGAAAACGGGCCTCTCTCGCGCCAAGTCGCGTCAAACAACGGAAGAACGGTTTGAGGACTTTGGCGAAGACCTTCAGAGCAAAATGCGCGCAGGATTTTTGAAACTCGCGCAGGAGTTCCCGACACGCTGTCAGTTAATTGACGGAAACCGAGATATGAAAAATGTTGCCGCCGATATCCTAGCGCGTGCGATGGCGAAGATATCTCAGAACATGGCGCAACAGAATGGCTGA
- a CDS encoding D-alanyl-D-alanine carboxypeptidase family protein, protein MRLFNNLRSEIGRRSVITGFLTLFLALPAAFPAQAQNYDTRAQSAYVLDLTTGTVLLEKNADIPLPPASMSKLMTINMLFEALQDGRVTMDTVFSVSTRAKNMGGSTMFLNETDRPTVGELIQGIIVLSGNDACVVVAEGLAGTEEAFARLMNDRAKALGMNNSTFENASGWPAPNQRMSMRDLGSLGQRLITEFPEYYHFFAQTEFGYDGRAPDNRFNRNPLLKLNIGADGLKTGHTSEAGYGLIGSALQGDRRVVFVISGLNSEKERAEEAEQVVNWAFRQFVLKTLAKKDEIMATAPVWMGSTQTVDLIAPEDLQILFPALAQGEIQAEVVFNSPIQAPVTAGDALAELVLTLPDMPQTRLPLVAKQDVLEGGFLPRLRSSFSILFNRFTGDTLGLSI, encoded by the coding sequence ATGCGTTTGTTCAATAACCTGCGATCCGAAATTGGGCGCCGATCCGTAATAACCGGATTTTTGACGCTTTTCCTCGCGCTACCCGCCGCTTTTCCGGCACAGGCGCAGAACTACGATACGCGCGCCCAAAGCGCGTATGTATTGGACCTTACGACAGGTACAGTGCTTCTTGAAAAAAATGCCGACATCCCATTGCCTCCAGCTTCGATGTCAAAACTAATGACGATTAATATGTTGTTTGAGGCCCTACAGGACGGGCGCGTGACCATGGACACGGTTTTTTCCGTATCGACGCGGGCGAAAAACATGGGCGGCTCGACAATGTTTCTTAATGAAACTGATCGCCCCACCGTTGGCGAATTAATTCAAGGCATCATTGTGCTGTCTGGAAACGACGCTTGTGTCGTTGTAGCTGAAGGGCTTGCAGGCACAGAAGAGGCCTTCGCGCGCCTGATGAATGACCGCGCCAAGGCACTCGGGATGAATAATTCCACTTTTGAGAACGCCTCCGGCTGGCCTGCGCCCAATCAACGTATGAGTATGCGGGATCTTGGCTCATTGGGGCAACGGTTGATCACGGAGTTCCCTGAATACTATCATTTCTTCGCTCAGACAGAGTTCGGCTATGACGGGCGAGCACCAGACAACCGCTTCAATCGCAACCCATTGCTCAAACTCAATATCGGTGCGGACGGCCTAAAAACGGGGCACACAAGCGAGGCGGGCTATGGGCTTATTGGCTCTGCCCTGCAAGGCGATCGACGGGTTGTATTTGTCATTTCTGGCCTTAACAGTGAAAAAGAGCGCGCAGAAGAGGCGGAGCAAGTGGTGAACTGGGCCTTTCGGCAATTTGTTCTAAAGACATTGGCCAAAAAAGACGAGATCATGGCAACCGCCCCTGTGTGGATGGGCAGCACACAAACTGTGGATTTGATTGCACCAGAAGACCTGCAGATATTATTTCCAGCTCTTGCACAGGGCGAAATTCAGGCAGAAGTTGTGTTTAATAGTCCGATTCAAGCGCCCGTCACGGCGGGGGACGCCCTCGCCGAACTCGTTTTGACGCTTCCCGACATGCCCCAAACCCGCTTGCCCCTCGTCGCCAAACAGGACGTCCTTGAGGGCGGTTTTCTCCCTCGGTTGCGCTCGAGTTTTTCAATCCTGTTTAATCGCTTCACGGGCGACACGCTGGGCTTGTCCATCTGA
- a CDS encoding SPOR domain-containing protein encodes MLGQSYIKFAVITALSLGLAGCVENTGTKNNPGKSTSGSTRTVENDVEAPEVFQVTEEGLWDGRPSLGGVWVAHPTAKDPERVLIRNEANGKFVIGALFRKERETPGPKLQVSSDAADAIGMIAGAPVQMSVTALRREEITIEDPDESIEMVEVSDGEVVIAAEVTETALDPIASASAALDAVDSEVAPVIAAMPAATPKPAVSSTKNTTKQSFLQLGIYSIEANANSTAEKMRGAGMIPTIKKQTSKGKTFWRVVVGPVGGKSEKDALQKSVTALGYSDAYYVSN; translated from the coding sequence ATGTTGGGACAATCGTATATCAAATTTGCCGTAATCACGGCCTTGAGCCTTGGGCTTGCGGGTTGCGTCGAAAATACGGGTACAAAAAATAACCCCGGAAAATCAACATCAGGATCAACAAGAACCGTTGAAAATGATGTCGAAGCACCGGAGGTTTTTCAAGTCACCGAAGAGGGGCTTTGGGATGGCCGCCCGTCACTGGGTGGGGTTTGGGTTGCACATCCAACCGCAAAAGACCCTGAGCGGGTTTTGATCCGGAATGAGGCAAACGGCAAGTTTGTCATTGGCGCTCTTTTCCGAAAAGAGCGTGAAACACCTGGCCCCAAACTTCAGGTTTCCTCGGACGCGGCAGACGCCATTGGGATGATCGCCGGTGCTCCCGTCCAGATGAGCGTTACCGCTTTACGGCGTGAAGAAATTACGATTGAAGACCCCGACGAGAGCATAGAAATGGTTGAGGTTTCGGATGGAGAGGTTGTGATCGCCGCTGAAGTTACGGAAACCGCGCTCGATCCAATTGCATCCGCTTCTGCGGCGCTTGATGCGGTAGACAGCGAAGTGGCACCAGTGATCGCGGCAATGCCAGCAGCGACACCAAAACCTGCTGTATCGTCGACGAAAAATACCACCAAGCAATCCTTCCTACAACTTGGGATTTACAGCATCGAAGCCAACGCAAACTCAACAGCAGAAAAAATGCGCGGCGCGGGCATGATCCCAACGATCAAGAAACAAACCTCCAAAGGGAAAACTTTCTGGCGCGTGGTTGTTGGACCTGTGGGCGGAAAATCCGAAAAAGATGCGTTACAAAAATCGGTAACAGCACTGGGCTATAGCGACGCCTACTACGTATCAAACTAA